The following are encoded in a window of Sulfitobacter sp. S190 genomic DNA:
- the hspQ gene encoding heat shock protein HspQ — MIRTRAKYHLGQIVRHKKHPFRGVIFDVDPEFANTEEWYQAIPEESRPVKDQPFYHLLAENDQSYYVAYVSEQNLVADYSGEPVDHPDIDDLFGPFENGSYPLHFQLN; from the coding sequence ATGATCAGAACACGTGCCAAATATCACCTGGGCCAAATTGTCCGTCACAAAAAACATCCCTTTCGGGGTGTGATTTTTGACGTCGATCCTGAATTCGCGAACACCGAAGAATGGTATCAGGCCATCCCCGAAGAAAGCCGTCCCGTAAAGGATCAGCCGTTTTATCACCTGCTGGCGGAAAACGATCAATCCTATTACGTCGCCTATGTGTCAGAGCAAAATCTTGTCGCTGATTATTCGGGCGAACCGGTGGATCATCCGGACATCGACGACCTGTTCGGCCCGTTCGAGAATGGATCATATCCGCTGCATTTCCAGCTGAACTGA
- a CDS encoding AEC family transporter yields MNLTLTVLEVVAPVFLLAAVGFVWVKLGFEYRIQFVTRLAMTLSVPCLIFVSLMQTQIDPTALAALSLASVAAYLGVSVVAALVVLGLRLDRRTYLAPLIFGNTGNLGLPLALFAFGDIGLSYAVVVFAIMAIWSFTFGIWLVAGAGSAGKVLREPLVWATLLGGLFLWQGWQTPRFLTNTLDLIGQMAIPMMLITLGVAVARLSPGGVGRAVLLSLVKLALCVAIAWLAATWFALDRVAFGVLVLQIATPVAVTSYLLAEKYGADAEAVAGLVVVSTLISVGALPLLLAVLL; encoded by the coding sequence GTGAACTTGACTCTGACGGTTCTGGAAGTGGTGGCCCCGGTTTTTCTCTTGGCCGCGGTTGGTTTCGTCTGGGTCAAGCTGGGTTTCGAATACCGTATCCAGTTCGTGACCCGGCTTGCCATGACGCTTTCGGTGCCCTGCCTGATCTTCGTCTCCCTGATGCAGACGCAGATTGACCCGACCGCCCTCGCCGCGCTGTCACTGGCCAGCGTCGCCGCCTATCTGGGGGTTTCGGTGGTGGCCGCGCTGGTGGTGCTGGGCCTGCGGCTCGACCGGCGCACGTATCTGGCACCGCTCATCTTTGGAAATACCGGAAATCTGGGCCTGCCACTCGCGCTTTTTGCGTTTGGCGACATAGGGTTAAGCTATGCCGTGGTTGTCTTTGCAATCATGGCGATCTGGTCCTTTACCTTCGGGATCTGGCTGGTGGCCGGGGCCGGTAGCGCGGGAAAAGTGCTGCGTGAACCGTTGGTCTGGGCGACGCTTCTGGGCGGTCTGTTCCTGTGGCAGGGCTGGCAAACGCCGCGTTTTCTGACCAACACGCTCGACCTGATCGGGCAGATGGCAATCCCGATGATGCTGATCACGCTGGGCGTCGCGGTAGCGCGATTGTCGCCCGGTGGCGTGGGACGCGCGGTTTTATTGTCGCTGGTCAAACTGGCATTGTGCGTGGCCATCGCATGGCTTGCCGCCACGTGGTTCGCGCTCGACCGTGTGGCGTTCGGGGTGTTGGTGCTGCAAATCGCCACACCGGTCGCCGTGACGTCCTATTTGCTGGCCGAGAAATACGGCGCAGACGCCGAGGCTGTTGCCGGACTGGTCGTGGTATCGACATTGATATCGGTCGGCGCATTGCCGCTATTGCTGGCGGTATTGCTTTAG
- a CDS encoding lytic transglycosylase, translated as MKNSLRALIVVLLVASCGGSAKSPPRDLDNACTILKQRPEYHRAFKAVERKWGVPVHVQMATIHQESKFVSDARTPFKYVLGVIPMGRQSSAFGYSQALDATWDEYRDDQRRRGAKRDRIKDATDFMGWYMNITRERNGVPLTDARNQYLAYHEGHTGYARASYNRKPWLVGVAGKVEARSFMYRDQIAGCRLRR; from the coding sequence ATGAAAAACTCCCTTCGCGCATTGATCGTTGTGCTTTTGGTTGCGTCCTGTGGCGGGTCGGCGAAATCGCCTCCGCGGGATCTCGACAATGCCTGCACAATTCTCAAACAGCGCCCCGAATACCACCGCGCATTCAAGGCCGTCGAACGCAAATGGGGCGTGCCCGTGCACGTCCAGATGGCCACGATCCATCAGGAAAGCAAGTTCGTTTCCGATGCGCGCACCCCGTTCAAATACGTACTGGGCGTGATCCCCATGGGCCGCCAGTCCAGCGCGTTTGGCTACAGTCAGGCCCTTGATGCGACGTGGGATGAATACCGCGACGACCAGCGCCGCCGCGGGGCCAAGCGGGACCGGATCAAGGACGCCACCGACTTTATGGGGTGGTATATGAACATCACCCGCGAACGGAACGGGGTGCCACTCACGGATGCGCGCAATCAGTATCTGGCTTATCACGAAGGCCACACCGGGTATGCGCGGGCCAGTTACAACCGCAAGCCGTGGCTCGTGGGCGTGGCGGGCAAAGTGGAGGCGCGGTCCTTCATGTACCGTGACCAGATCGCGGGCTGCCGCCTGCGCCGTTGA